A single genomic interval of Cherax quadricarinatus isolate ZL_2023a chromosome 76, ASM3850222v1, whole genome shotgun sequence harbors:
- the LOC128703642 gene encoding arrestin homolog: MVTAVKVFKKTAPNGKVTAYLSRRDFVDDLSHTSPVDGVVVVDHDYLRGRRVFARVVVTYRYGREEDEVMGLHFSKEIELVNIEVAPNAGVEELNEVQQRLLKKLGANAYAFSVVLPHNAPCSVTIDGGDDYSSQPLGVIYDLRLYVADRKQEKPHKRNSVGFAVRKVQYALAELSARQPQTTVTKSFTFSPGKLTMEVSLDRGMYFHGQVVEARLNISNASKKTVKNIKAQIVQHVEVTMTNSHFSRVVSSLESREGCPITPGANLTKTFSLTPLVSNQKGFGIALDGQVKDQDANLASSTMVAAGKNVNDALGIIVSYSLRVKLNCGAIGGELTADLPFKLVHPDPYASKAVLRKMQSTDNIEYEEFARLRRGQSVAEE; the protein is encoded by the exons ATGGTTACTGCCGTCAAGGTCTTCAAAAAGACTGCCCCTAATG GTAAGGTCACCGCGTACCTAAGTCGTCGGGACTTCGTGGACGACCTAAGCCACACCTCCCCagtggatggtgtggtggtggtggaccatgATTATCTTCGTGGGCGGCGGGTGTTCGCCCGCGTGGTGGTCACCTACCGCTACGGGCGTGAGGAGGATGAGGTGATGGGTCTCCACTTCAGCAAGGAAATCGAGCTGGTTAACATCGAAGTGGCTCCCAACGCTGGTGTAGAGGAACTTAACGAGGTTCAGCAGCGTCTCCTCAAGAAGCTTGGTGCTAACGCCTATGCCTTCAGCGTGGTGCTGCCCCACAATGCCCCGTGCTCCGTCACTATTGATGGTGGAGATGATTACTCT AGCCAACCCTTGGGTGTGATCTATGATCTTAGGCTCTATGTGGCTGATCGTAAGCAAGAGAAACCACACAAGCGAAACTCTGTTGGCTTTGCCGTGCGCAAGGTTCAGTATGCCCTTGCTGAACTCAGTGCTCGTCAGCCCCAAACGACGGTTACGAAGAGCTTCACCTTCTCCCCTGGTAAGCTCACCATGGAAGTCAGCCTTGACCGTGGCATGTACTTCCACGGACAGGTTGTGGAGGCTCGTCTAAACATTAGCAACGCTTCCAAGAAGACTGTGAAGAACATCAAGGCCCAGATCGTGCAGCATGTGGAGGTCACCATGACTAACAGCCATTTTAGTCGTGTTGTGTCCTCGCTGGAGTCCCGTGAGGGCTGTCCCATCACTCCTGGAGCTAATCTCACCAAGAccttctctctcactcccctcgtGTCCAATCAGAAGGGCTTCGGCATCGCCTTAGACGGCCAAGTCAAAGACCAGGATGCCAACCTGGCCTCCTCCACCATGGTGGCAGCCGGCAAGAACGTCAACGATGCTCTGGGTATTATCGTATCCTACTCTCTCCGTGTGAAGCTGAACTGTGGCGCCATCGGCGGTGAACTGACTGCGGACCTGCCCTTCAAGCTGGTGCATCCTGACCCCTACGCCAGCAAGGCAGTACTTCGCAAGATGCAGTCCACTGATAACATCGAATACGAAGAGTTCGCTCGTCTCCGACGCGGCCAGTCAGTCGCTGAAGAATAA